One genomic window of Gossypium hirsutum isolate 1008001.06 chromosome D11, Gossypium_hirsutum_v2.1, whole genome shotgun sequence includes the following:
- the LOC107924156 gene encoding BTB/POZ domain-containing protein POB1: MRDQLNSDLFDPRTEMVPDFSRGASSSDGDFGFAFNDSNFSDRLLRIEIMGGPPQCRPDGEGCTSIADWARHRKRRREDIKKETVLDLSLCPEEQMLNDIQPDMDDGGGFENQDEEPVAMVEEIQSGDEDANSNESSWSMDCSTVLRVKTLHISSPILAAKSPFFYKLFSNGMRESEQRHVTLRINASEEAALMELLNFMYSNNLSVTTAPELLDVLMAADKFEVASCMRYCSRLLRNLPMTPESALLYLDLPSSVLMAEAVQPLTDAAKQYLAARYKDITKYQEEVMALPLAGIEAILSSDDLQIASEDAVYDFVLKWARAQYPKLEERREVVGSRLARFIRFPYMTCRKLKKVLTSNDFDHEVSSKLVLEALFFKAEAPHRQRSLAAEESASLNRRFIERAYKYRPVKVVEFELPRQQCVVYLDLKREECANLFPSGRVYSQAFHLGGQGFFLSAHCNMDQQSSFHCFGLFLGMQEKGSVSFAVDYEFAARSKPTEEFVSKYKGNYTFTGGKAVGYRNLFAIPWTSFMAEDSLYFINGILHLRAELTIRH, translated from the exons ATGAGAGATCAATTGAATTCGGATCTGTTTGACCCGAGAACTGAGATGGTCCCAGATTTTTCGCGAGGGGCGTCTAGCTCCGATGGTGATTTCGGTTTCGCTTTCAACGATAGTAATTTCTCCGATAGACTTCTTCGGATTGAGATTATGGGTGGGCCCCCTCAGTGCCGCCCCGATGGAGAGGGTTGCACCAGCATCGCCGACTGGGCTCGCCACCGCAAAAGGCGTCGAGAGGATATCAAGAAGGAAACCG TTTTGGATCTTAGTTTATGTCCTGAGGAGCAGATGTTAAATGACATCCAGCCTGATATGGACGATGGTGGAGGCTTTGAGAATCAAGACGAGGAGCCAGTGGCAATGGTTGAAGAAATACAATCAG GTGATGAGGATGCGAATAGCAATGAATCAAGCTGGAGCATGGATTGTTCTACAGTTCTGAGAGTTAAAACATTGCATATCAGTTCTCCCATTTTAGCAGCAAAAAGTCCCTTCTTCTACAAG CTTTTCTCAAATGGGATGAGGGAGTCGGAGCAACGGCATGTAACCTTAAGAATCAATGCCTCTG AGGAAGCTGCTCTCATGGAGCTTTTGAATTTTATGTATAGCAACAACTTATCTGTCACCACAGCTCCTGAATTGCTTGATGTGCTGATGGCCGCTGACAAATTTGAGGTTGCCTCTTGTATGAGATACTGCAGCCGGCTATTGCGCAATTTGCCTATGACACCAGAGTCAGCTTTGCTTTATTTGGATCTTCCCTCGAGTGTATTAATGGCCGAAGCTGTCCAACCATTGACTGATGCTGCAAAGCAGTATCTCGCTGCCCGTTACAAAGACATTACCAA GTACCAAGAAGAGGTAATGGCTTTGCCACTAGCTGGGATTGAGGCAATATTGTCCAGTGATGATCTGCAAATCGCATCTGAAGATGCTGTGTATGACTTCGTGTTAAAGTGGGCAAGGGCTCAGTACCCAAAACTGGAAGAGCGTAGGGAAGTGGTTGGTTCACGCCTTGCTCGCTTTATTCGCTTCCCTTATATGACCTGCCGGAAGCTTAAGAAAGTGTTAACAAGTAATGATTTTGATCATGAGGTTTCATCGAAACTTGTGCTTGAGGCCCTTTTTTTCAAGGCTGAAGCTCCACATAGACAACGAAGTTTGGCTGCAGAGGAGTCTGCCAGCTTGAACCGTCGCTTTATTGAGCGAGCTTACAAGTATCGGCCTGTTAAGGTGGTGGAATTTGAACTTCCCCGTCAGCAATGTGTTGTGTACCTGGACTTGAAGAGGGAGGAGTGTGCAAATTTATTCCCTTCTGGACGAGTTTATTCTCAGGCATTCCATCTGGGTGGACAAGGTTTCTTCCTCTCAGCCCATTGCAACATGGACCAGCAGAGCTCTTTCCATTGCTTCGGGTTGTTTTTAGGAATGCAGGAAAAGGGTTCTGTTAGTTTTGCAGTGGACTATGAATTTGCAGCAAGGTCAAAGCCAACAGAGGAGTTTGTTAGCAAATACAAAGGCAACTACACATTCACCGGCGGCAAGGCTGTTGGCTACCGGAATTTATTCGCTATACCCTGGACATCTTTCATGGCTGAAGACAGTCTTTACTTCATAAATGGTATACTCCATCTTCGAGCTGAGTTAACCATCAGGCACTAA